Proteins from a single region of Apium graveolens cultivar Ventura chromosome 7, ASM990537v1, whole genome shotgun sequence:
- the LOC141671810 gene encoding protein RETICULATA-RELATED 4, chloroplastic-like isoform X2 → MAIISDFMLVWLPASTISLRAPVAPNAGRIAKFFHNCPDNAFQIAMSGTSFTLLQRIGAIVRNSTKLFAVGTTSVPVGTVVTNAVINAWNTVGSTSLEEAENVPVLSTSIGYGVYMAISSNLRGVLFSEVSFEACA, encoded by the exons ATGGCAATAATTTCCGATTTCATGCTCGTATGGCTTCCTGCTTCAACTATCTCTCTTCGTGCACCTGTTGCACCTAATGCTGGACGTATTGCTAAATTTTTCCATAACTGTCCTGATAACGCATTCCAG ATAGCTATGTCTGGAACATCATTTACGTTATTACAGAGAATAGGCGCAATAGTG CGTAACAGTACAAAGCTTTTTGCAGTTGGCACAACTTCGGTCCCG GTCGGAACGGTTGTTACAAATGCTGTGATAAATGCATGGAATACTGTTGGAAGCACCTCATTAGAAGAAGCTGAGAATGTACCTGTACTTTCAACTAGTATTGGCTACGGTGTTTATATGGCAATTTCTAGCAACCTAAG GGGTGTGCTATTCAGTGAAGTTAGCTTTGAGGCATGTGCATAA
- the LOC141671810 gene encoding protein RETICULATA-RELATED 4, chloroplastic-like isoform X4, translating to MAIISDFMLVWLPASTISLRAPVAPNAGRIAKFFHNCPDNAFQIAMSGTSFTLLQRIGAIVRNSTKLFAVGTTSVPVGTVVTNAVINAWNTVGSTSLEEAENVPVLSTSIGYGVYMAISSNLRLKSGGSD from the exons ATGGCAATAATTTCCGATTTCATGCTCGTATGGCTTCCTGCTTCAACTATCTCTCTTCGTGCACCTGTTGCACCTAATGCTGGACGTATTGCTAAATTTTTCCATAACTGTCCTGATAACGCATTCCAG ATAGCTATGTCTGGAACATCATTTACGTTATTACAGAGAATAGGCGCAATAGTG CGTAACAGTACAAAGCTTTTTGCAGTTGGCACAACTTCGGTCCCG GTCGGAACGGTTGTTACAAATGCTGTGATAAATGCATGGAATACTGTTGGAAGCACCTCATTAGAAGAAGCTGAGAATGTACCTGTACTTTCAACTAGTATTGGCTACGGTGTTTATATGGCAATTTCTAGCAACCTAAG GTTAAAATCGGGAGGGAGTGATTAA
- the LOC141671810 gene encoding protein RETICULATA-RELATED 4, chloroplastic-like isoform X1, which produces MAIISDFMLVWLPASTISLRAPVAPNAGRIAKFFHNCPDNAFQIAMSGTSFTLLQRIGAIVRNSTKLFAVGTTSVPVGTVVTNAVINAWNTVGSTSLEEAENVPVLSTSIGYGVYMAISSNLRNVFGMEPNNKYIRGVLFSEVSFEACA; this is translated from the exons ATGGCAATAATTTCCGATTTCATGCTCGTATGGCTTCCTGCTTCAACTATCTCTCTTCGTGCACCTGTTGCACCTAATGCTGGACGTATTGCTAAATTTTTCCATAACTGTCCTGATAACGCATTCCAG ATAGCTATGTCTGGAACATCATTTACGTTATTACAGAGAATAGGCGCAATAGTG CGTAACAGTACAAAGCTTTTTGCAGTTGGCACAACTTCGGTCCCG GTCGGAACGGTTGTTACAAATGCTGTGATAAATGCATGGAATACTGTTGGAAGCACCTCATTAGAAGAAGCTGAGAATGTACCTGTACTTTCAACTAGTATTGGCTACGGTGTTTATATGGCAATTTCTAGCAACCTAAG AAATGTGTTTGGCATGGAGCCTAACAACAAATACATCAGGGGTGTGCTATTCAGTGAAGTTAGCTTTGAGGCATGTGCATAA
- the LOC141671810 gene encoding protein RETICULATA-RELATED 4, chloroplastic-like isoform X3: MAIISDFMLVWLPASTISLRAPVAPNAGRIAKFFHNCPDNAFQIAMSGTSFTLLQRIGAIVVGTVVTNAVINAWNTVGSTSLEEAENVPVLSTSIGYGVYMAISSNLRNVFGMEPNNKYIRGVLFSEVSFEACA, from the exons ATGGCAATAATTTCCGATTTCATGCTCGTATGGCTTCCTGCTTCAACTATCTCTCTTCGTGCACCTGTTGCACCTAATGCTGGACGTATTGCTAAATTTTTCCATAACTGTCCTGATAACGCATTCCAG ATAGCTATGTCTGGAACATCATTTACGTTATTACAGAGAATAGGCGCAATAGTG GTCGGAACGGTTGTTACAAATGCTGTGATAAATGCATGGAATACTGTTGGAAGCACCTCATTAGAAGAAGCTGAGAATGTACCTGTACTTTCAACTAGTATTGGCTACGGTGTTTATATGGCAATTTCTAGCAACCTAAG AAATGTGTTTGGCATGGAGCCTAACAACAAATACATCAGGGGTGTGCTATTCAGTGAAGTTAGCTTTGAGGCATGTGCATAA